The following DNA comes from Peribacillus sp. FSL E2-0218.
ATCAAGTAGTAAAGGGAGACCATAATGCATTTGGAGAAATTGTCGAAATATACAAGGACAAAGTTTTCCAGATATGTTTCAGGATGCTTGGAAACAGGCAAGAAGCTGAAGATTTGGCGCAAGAGGCTTTCGTTAGGGCCTTCGTGAACATCCGCAGCTTCAATATTGACATGAAATTTTCTACATGGTTATATCGCATTGCGACTAACCTTTGTATTGATCGCCTTCGTAAGAAGAAACCGGATTATTATCTCGATGCTGAAGTTGCTGGAACAGAGGGATTAAATATGTACTCCCAGCTTGCATCGAATATGGCAAAGCCCGAGGAAGAGGCTGAATCTCTAGAACTGCAGGAAACGATTCAAGAGGAAATCATGAAATTGCCCGAGAAATATCGATCGGTCATCGTATTGAAGTATATTGAAGAGCTATCTTTAAAGGAAATAAGTGAAATACTCGATTTGCCAGTCGGCACTGTCAAGACAAGAATACATCGTGGTCGGGAAGCCTTGCGTAAACAACTACGCCATTTATAAAGAGTAGGTGAGAAAAATGAACTGCCATGAGGAAATCATTGAATATATGCATGATTATTTAGATGAAGACATCGAACCGGAGCATAAAGAAATACTGCGTGAGCACCTGCATGAGTGTGCGGAATGCCAAGCATACTTTCATGAAATGAAAAAGGCGGTAGCCCTTGTACAAAGCACTTCCCATATTAAGGCGCCGGATGATTTCACAGCGAAGGTTATGGCTCAATTGCCAAAGGAAACGAAAACAACGGGTGCCAAACGCTGGTTTAAAAGCCATCCCTTCATGACAGCGGCAGCCATGTTCATTATTTTGATGACCGGCTCCGTTTTTTCCACTTATAATCAGGACGAACATTTTTCGGTATCCAAGCAGCCCAATTTAGTGGTTGAAGGCGAAACGGTCATTGTGCCTGCTGGTGAAACAATCGAGGGGAATGTCGTGGTTCAAAATGGCAATATCCAAATAGATGGTGAAGTAGAGGGAGATGTCACAGTCATAAATGGACATAAGTATATGTCCAAGGCAGGAAATGTGACAGGAAGCATCCATGTCATTGACCAAGCTTTCGAGTGGATGTGGTATAAGGTCAAGGATACGGCAACCTCATTGATTCCTTCGCATGAGGGGAAAAACGAATAGGAGCTATAGAGCTGAGCGGGGACATCGTGTTTCATATGCGATGAACTCCGCTCAGCTTTCCTTTTAAGGGTGGGGAGGGACAATTATTTACGTGTGCCGAAGTCGGCCAAGTAAATTTCTCACACTAGTTTTAGAAGTCTCATTTAAAAAATGGTATACTATTAAGGTTATTACATAACGATTGTAATTGTTATTTGGAGTAATACTGACTGGAGGAAACAACATGTCTTTATCCAATTTGAATGTTTGGGACTATGTAGTAAATTTCATTGATATTCTCCTTGTTTGGTTTGTGATATATAAATTGTTAACTATTATTCGAGGCACGAAGGCTATTCAGCTGCTAAAAGGAATTTTTGTGATTGTCATTGTAAAAAGCTTAAGCAACCTGTTTGGTTTCAATACACTTGGATGGTTAATGGCACAAGTCATGAATTGGGGAGTATTGGCAATTCTCGTCATTTTTCAACCAGAACTGAGAAGGGCACTTGAACAATTGGGACGCGGTAAGCTCTTTTCAAGGGGCACCGTACCGGAAGAGAATCAGCAAGAGCGTTTAGTAGAAGAAATCCTGAAGGCGTCCACATATATGGCGAAGAGGCGGATAGGGGCCTTGATCACGATAGAAAAGGGAACGGAGCTTGGGGATTATGTTGAAACGGGAATTCCTCTAAAGTCCTATATTTCTTCAGAACTGCTCATTAATATTTTCATACCTAATACGCCGCTTCACGATGGTGCGGTCATTCTGCAGAATAATCAGGTGGCCGCTGCAGCCTGCTACCTTCCTTTATCGGAAAGCCCGTTCATCTCAAAAGAACTCGGCACACGGCATAGGGCCGCGATCGGCATGAGCGAAGTGACTGATAGTCTCACGATTGTCGTTTCAGAAGAAACGGGCGGGATATCGGTTACTAAAAATGGTGAGCTCTACAGGGATTTGGATCAAGAATCTTTCAGGGCGATGCTGACAAGTGAGCTCGTAGTGGAGAACATCAAAACAACTTCCTCAGGTATCTGGAATTGGAGGGGGAAAAAGAATGGATAAATTCACCAATAGTGCGTGGTTTATGAGAATCGTAGCGTTTGCCTTGGCAGCACTTCTGTTCATTTCCATTAACTTTGAGATGGAGTCGGATAAAAAATCCCTTGGTTTATCCACTGCCCCCGAAATCAGTACGGAGACCATTGAGAATGTGCCGGTTGAAGTCTATTATGACCGTGAAAACCTAGTGGTAAGCGGAGTGCCGGAAACGGTGGATGTGACTTTAAAGGGAGCAAAAAGCCTATTGATCAACGCTAAAAACCAGAGGGGCTTCAAGGTTTATGTAGACCTGTCAGATCCCGAAATTTCAATGGGGAATAGGACGGTCACATTCAAAATAAGTGATTTGAATGAAAAGCTGGTGGCGACAATCGATCCGGAATATGCAGAAGTCAATGTTCAGGAACGAGTGACGAAGGATTTCAAGGTTGAGGCTGAGTATAATACCTCCTTGCTTGAAGATGGGTATACCGCTGGGCAGCCGACAGTGAGCCCGCAAACGGTCAAAATAACGGGCGCTAAAGACGCCATCGAACAAATTTCCTATGTTAAGGCAAACCTTGAAATAAGCAAGGGCCTGAACGAAACGGTAAACGGAAAAGCAACCGTCAAGGCACTTGACCGGGACTTGAATAAGTTGGACGTGACGATCGAGCCTGCTTCAGTTGCCGTCTCCTTGAAGGTGAGCATCCCTTCCAAAACGGTTTCCATCGCACCAAAGCAAACCGGGAAGGCAAAGGATGGCATCAGGATTAAGAGCATTAGTGTCGACCCTGCCGAGGTCACCTTATTTGGATCGGAGTCGAACCTGGAAAAAATAAGTCAATTGAAGCTTCCTGTAAATATCTCCAAAATTGATGGGGATACAGAACTGGAGCTTGATCTTACAAAACCGGAAAGTGTTCAAAAAATGTCCTTAGGTAAGGCCAAGGTCAAAATTCGCACGGAAAAAGTCGATGTCGATCAGGAGACTGAAGATCCAGTCGATGATGAAGAGGTAGTGCAAGAACCGGCCGAAGAAGATGAACCGGAAGAAAAACCAGTCGAAGAAGATGAACCGGCTGCCATTGAATCCAAGACATTCAACAATGTCAAAATAGAGCCTGTGGGCATACAGGAGGGCCAAGATGCTAAATTGGAATCCGATGCCACGAGCATCACGCTTCAAGGCGAGGCCGACGAATTGAAGAATATCACGAAAGACGACATTAATCTTACAGTAGATTTAAGTAATTTAGATGAAGGTACGCATGATGTGGATGTGGCGGTAAATGCGCCTGCGGGATTGGATTGGGAGCTGGGTTCTAAAACGATCTCTGTTTCCATAACTCCAAAAGACGAAGAGACATGAACTTCCTTTAACATCATTTAATTCAGTAAGATCTAAAGAAGGAGCGATTAAGATGGGTAAATATTTTGGAACAGACGGAGTTAGGGGTATAGCGAATAGCGAATTAACACCGGAGTTGGCATTTAAACTAGGCCGTTTTGGTGGCTACGTCCTTACTAAAAATACAGAAAAACCCAAAGTGCTAATAGGGCGCGATACACGCATTTCAGGTGAAATGCTGGAAGGTGCACTTGTTGCCGGTCTCTTATCGATTGGGGCAGAGGTGATGCGCCTTGGCGTCATTTCGACACCGGGAGTTGCCTATTTGACAAAGGCCCTTAGTGCTGAAGCTGGCGTCATGATTTCAGCTTCGCATAATCCAGTCGCCGATAATGGCATTAAATTCTTTGGACCTGATGGCTTCAAGCTATCCGACGATCAAGAAGCGGAAATTGAAACACTGTTGGATATGGATAAGGATGAACTTCCTCGTCCCGTCGGCGGCGATCTAGGCCATATAAACGATTATTTCGAAGGCGGTCAAAAGTATTTGCAGTACCTGAAACAATCTGTGGACGAAGATTTTACGGGCATACATGTTGCGCTTGATTGTGCACATGGAGCAACGTCTTCCTTGGCCATGCATTTGTTTGCGGACCTTGATGCGGACATCTCCACGATGGGCGCATCGCCAAATGGCCTGAACATTAATGATAAGGTCGGCTCGACCCACCCTGAAGCACTTGCTGAATTCCTGAAAGAAAAAGGGGCGGATGTTGGCCTTGCTTTCGACGGGGATGGGGACCGCGTCATTGCCATCGATGAAAAGGGAAATGTAGTGGACGGCGAC
Coding sequences within:
- the sigW gene encoding RNA polymerase sigma factor SigW, producing MDALIKERINQVVKGDHNAFGEIVEIYKDKVFQICFRMLGNRQEAEDLAQEAFVRAFVNIRSFNIDMKFSTWLYRIATNLCIDRLRKKKPDYYLDAEVAGTEGLNMYSQLASNMAKPEEEAESLELQETIQEEIMKLPEKYRSVIVLKYIEELSLKEISEILDLPVGTVKTRIHRGREALRKQLRHL
- a CDS encoding anti-sigma factor, with protein sequence MNCHEEIIEYMHDYLDEDIEPEHKEILREHLHECAECQAYFHEMKKAVALVQSTSHIKAPDDFTAKVMAQLPKETKTTGAKRWFKSHPFMTAAAMFIILMTGSVFSTYNQDEHFSVSKQPNLVVEGETVIVPAGETIEGNVVVQNGNIQIDGEVEGDVTVINGHKYMSKAGNVTGSIHVIDQAFEWMWYKVKDTATSLIPSHEGKNE
- the cdaA gene encoding diadenylate cyclase CdaA — its product is MSLSNLNVWDYVVNFIDILLVWFVIYKLLTIIRGTKAIQLLKGIFVIVIVKSLSNLFGFNTLGWLMAQVMNWGVLAILVIFQPELRRALEQLGRGKLFSRGTVPEENQQERLVEEILKASTYMAKRRIGALITIEKGTELGDYVETGIPLKSYISSELLINIFIPNTPLHDGAVILQNNQVAAAACYLPLSESPFISKELGTRHRAAIGMSEVTDSLTIVVSEETGGISVTKNGELYRDLDQESFRAMLTSELVVENIKTTSSGIWNWRGKKNG
- a CDS encoding CdaR family protein; this encodes MDKFTNSAWFMRIVAFALAALLFISINFEMESDKKSLGLSTAPEISTETIENVPVEVYYDRENLVVSGVPETVDVTLKGAKSLLINAKNQRGFKVYVDLSDPEISMGNRTVTFKISDLNEKLVATIDPEYAEVNVQERVTKDFKVEAEYNTSLLEDGYTAGQPTVSPQTVKITGAKDAIEQISYVKANLEISKGLNETVNGKATVKALDRDLNKLDVTIEPASVAVSLKVSIPSKTVSIAPKQTGKAKDGIRIKSISVDPAEVTLFGSESNLEKISQLKLPVNISKIDGDTELELDLTKPESVQKMSLGKAKVKIRTEKVDVDQETEDPVDDEEVVQEPAEEDEPEEKPVEEDEPAAIESKTFNNVKIEPVGIQEGQDAKLESDATSITLQGEADELKNITKDDINLTVDLSNLDEGTHDVDVAVNAPAGLDWELGSKTISVSITPKDEET
- the glmM gene encoding phosphoglucosamine mutase, whose amino-acid sequence is MGKYFGTDGVRGIANSELTPELAFKLGRFGGYVLTKNTEKPKVLIGRDTRISGEMLEGALVAGLLSIGAEVMRLGVISTPGVAYLTKALSAEAGVMISASHNPVADNGIKFFGPDGFKLSDDQEAEIETLLDMDKDELPRPVGGDLGHINDYFEGGQKYLQYLKQSVDEDFTGIHVALDCAHGATSSLAMHLFADLDADISTMGASPNGLNINDKVGSTHPEALAEFLKEKGADVGLAFDGDGDRVIAIDEKGNVVDGDQIMYICAKYLKENNRLKQGTVVSTIMSNLGFYKGLEEHDIQSAQTAVGDRYVVEEMRKGGYNLGGEQSGHIIFLDYNTTGDGLLTGLQLVNIMSDTKKTLSELAGEMKKYPQTLINVRVTDKHAVTDNEKVQAVIKEVETEMNGNGRILVRPSGTEPLVRVMAEAPTAEECTNYVDRIVAVVRAEMGLNE